From Myxococcales bacterium, the proteins below share one genomic window:
- a CDS encoding beta-galactosidase — protein MRHVMALAALVGLGVVAACGSDSPAEPPPDGGPGPDATTTVPPGPGPDGGSGDAGPSGPRVEVKGGELVIDGRPTVLYGGDVPYFRVRDKGYDAAKTHAMWADTFAKMKQANMNTVGSYFPWDYHETAAGTWDFAGARDAKKFLELACQAGMKVVAKPGPLITAEWPKGFGTFGAVPAWWKAAHPGSLVKKANGDTFNFSPTGDATQTQPTFLDRDYLAAVGAWYDKVLPILTPFIASRCVVAVQIDNETNQYWANRYGDVDYSAPSLQHYRAFLERKYGGSIARLNTLYGTTYAAFANVTPPSDVPKAEKDNVAARDWYEAGQAYSLEYLKTLRQMIEARGIREPDVMFFTNDSPFGLPLRNVLVHDAAIKNQVGLCGTDLYPKQFPTNGEIVDQPFQVDYFTKLYGEGGKLYTRDAQRYTFGAELQGGFYSFPLGIKPEVSPEATDQLLAKSFGHGMKGGSFYVLRGGYNLDDSSYDFQGAIGIDGALRPRFDVMKRWGTFTHDFEADFSSSEEIEDAVTVLNDGAYAVPQAGTRDDMQALYAAEYPGVFGWLVTSGFDPKVGELSRADSALAGQKAAVVIIPDMIDDAAADKLVAFHAQGGALVAMLTPGLRNLQGARSPSVQKLAALFDAQETGDYSWLGVGLRSGDTNVKLAGAEGTTKTFWHQSYFTPAAGATPLVVERTAPLGNDGRTVAFSRTGSGAPRVLFGAHFGSVFNHDSYYRADDADLTRKRALMRHVMQLAGVTPALRATGLREEAWARLSRDKKRLFVFVVSGHDAGTTRVELLDGGRLGLAPSARYTVKNGLTGVVFPSKTGAELLSGGIEVPLAKHGTAALVIERAP, from the coding sequence ATGCGTCACGTCATGGCACTCGCCGCGCTCGTGGGTCTCGGTGTCGTCGCCGCGTGCGGCTCGGACAGCCCCGCCGAACCGCCGCCCGACGGTGGCCCAGGCCCCGACGCGACCACCACCGTACCGCCCGGTCCCGGCCCCGACGGAGGCTCAGGCGACGCCGGCCCATCGGGCCCTCGTGTCGAGGTCAAGGGAGGTGAGCTCGTCATCGACGGGCGCCCCACGGTGCTCTACGGAGGCGATGTCCCGTACTTCCGCGTGCGCGACAAGGGCTACGACGCGGCCAAGACGCACGCCATGTGGGCCGACACGTTCGCCAAGATGAAGCAGGCGAACATGAACACGGTCGGCTCGTATTTCCCCTGGGACTACCACGAGACCGCGGCCGGCACGTGGGACTTCGCCGGCGCGCGCGACGCGAAGAAGTTCCTCGAGCTCGCCTGCCAAGCCGGAATGAAGGTCGTGGCGAAGCCCGGGCCGCTCATCACGGCCGAGTGGCCCAAGGGCTTCGGGACGTTCGGCGCCGTGCCCGCGTGGTGGAAGGCCGCGCACCCCGGGAGCCTCGTCAAGAAGGCGAACGGCGACACCTTCAACTTCAGCCCGACCGGCGACGCGACGCAGACCCAGCCGACGTTCCTCGATCGCGACTACCTCGCCGCCGTGGGGGCCTGGTACGACAAGGTGCTCCCCATCCTCACACCCTTCATCGCCTCACGGTGCGTCGTCGCGGTGCAGATCGACAACGAGACGAACCAGTACTGGGCGAACCGCTACGGCGACGTGGACTACTCGGCCCCGTCCCTCCAGCACTACCGCGCGTTCCTCGAGCGAAAGTACGGCGGCAGCATCGCCCGGCTCAACACGCTCTACGGCACGACGTACGCGGCGTTCGCGAACGTGACTCCCCCGAGCGACGTCCCCAAGGCCGAGAAGGACAACGTGGCCGCGCGCGACTGGTACGAGGCAGGCCAGGCCTATTCACTCGAGTACCTGAAGACGCTCCGCCAAATGATCGAGGCGCGCGGCATCCGCGAGCCCGACGTGATGTTCTTCACGAACGACTCGCCCTTCGGCCTCCCGCTCCGCAACGTGCTCGTGCACGACGCCGCGATCAAAAACCAGGTGGGCCTCTGCGGCACCGACCTCTACCCGAAGCAATTTCCCACGAACGGCGAGATCGTCGATCAGCCCTTCCAGGTCGACTACTTCACGAAGCTCTACGGCGAAGGGGGCAAGCTCTACACGCGGGACGCCCAGCGTTACACGTTCGGCGCCGAGCTCCAGGGCGGGTTTTATTCGTTCCCGCTCGGCATCAAGCCCGAGGTCTCGCCCGAGGCGACCGACCAGCTCCTCGCCAAGTCGTTCGGTCACGGCATGAAGGGCGGCAGCTTCTACGTGCTGCGCGGCGGCTACAACCTCGACGACTCGTCGTACGACTTCCAGGGCGCCATCGGCATCGACGGGGCCCTCCGCCCGCGGTTCGACGTGATGAAGCGCTGGGGCACGTTCACCCACGATTTCGAGGCCGATTTCTCGTCCAGCGAAGAGATCGAGGACGCCGTGACCGTGCTGAACGACGGCGCCTATGCGGTACCGCAGGCGGGCACGAGGGACGACATGCAGGCCCTCTACGCGGCCGAGTACCCCGGCGTCTTCGGGTGGCTCGTCACCTCGGGCTTCGACCCGAAGGTGGGGGAGCTCTCGCGCGCCGACTCGGCCCTCGCCGGGCAAAAGGCCGCCGTCGTCATCATCCCGGACATGATCGACGACGCCGCGGCCGACAAGCTCGTGGCCTTCCACGCGCAGGGCGGCGCGCTCGTCGCCATGCTGACGCCCGGGCTACGAAACTTGCAGGGTGCACGCTCTCCGTCGGTGCAGAAGCTCGCCGCGCTCTTCGATGCGCAAGAGACGGGCGACTACTCCTGGCTCGGGGTGGGGCTCCGCTCGGGCGACACGAACGTGAAGCTCGCGGGGGCCGAGGGCACGACCAAGACCTTCTGGCATCAGAGTTATTTCACGCCCGCCGCGGGCGCCACGCCCCTCGTGGTGGAGCGCACGGCTCCGCTCGGCAACGACGGCCGCACCGTGGCCTTCTCGCGCACGGGCTCGGGCGCGCCGCGTGTGCTCTTCGGGGCCCACTTCGGCAGCGTCTTCAACCACGACTCGTACTACCGCGCGGACGACGCGGATCTCACGCGCAAACGCGCCCTCATGCGGCACGTCATGCAGCTCGCCGGAGTGACCCCGGCCCTGCGGGCGACGGGCCTCCGCGAAGAGGCCTGGGCGCGCCTCTCGCGGGACAAAAAGCGGCTCTTCGTGTTCGTCGTCTCGGGGCACGACGCCGGGACGACCCGGGTGGAGCTCCTCGACGGGGGGAGGCTCGGCCTCGCGCCGTCGGCCCGCTACACCGTGAAGAACGGCCTGACTGGCGTGGTCTTCCCCTCGAAGACCGGGGCGGAGCTCCTCTCGGGGGGCATCGAGGTGCCTCTCGCGAAACACGGGACGGCCGCGCTCGTGATCGAGCGGGCGCCCTGA
- a CDS encoding DUF4350 domain-containing protein, with product MSSPLPPSSTVPVGAAFRAARALVGALVLVVLALVPSSARAGSPFDLRGVDWEGCSELVRLARAEVGQSHVVVADTLDLAAITPVDAVVMLHPEKVVDAAELAKFMHAGGRVLLLDDFGKGDGLLRHFGMERVPLPDRPAEMLRKNPRLALAEPASAHPVVADVQRVVTNHATGIKHPDLSPVLKVRSADPNGADVPVGVAGAVGKGRLLILSDPSMVMNAMLRFAGNKALAKGLVHYALDDDTWGARNGKIYLVAGGFSSRGKFGGGDSEVDQALKALRELVDGIRTQGMPPAMLFTLAIGAGLSVVVWVATRAAKVHKPQMPRFTRKLGPVGHGGVAGHAAVVASPQASRVLAMLELKHALEEDLCAALGLDALPPQSELVAIVTQRRLLDASGLAALRALLLKMATVETTVLSLKGGLSPAYKDRELTEASAVVKRIVQEVERNVSEQKAGA from the coding sequence GTGTCTTCCCCCCTGCCCCCAAGCTCGACGGTCCCCGTCGGCGCGGCGTTTCGCGCTGCGCGGGCGCTCGTGGGTGCGCTCGTGCTCGTCGTGCTCGCGCTCGTGCCCTCGTCCGCGCGCGCCGGGAGCCCGTTCGACCTTCGCGGCGTCGACTGGGAGGGGTGCTCCGAGCTCGTGCGCCTGGCCCGCGCCGAGGTAGGGCAGAGCCACGTGGTGGTGGCCGACACCCTCGACCTCGCCGCGATCACGCCGGTCGACGCGGTCGTCATGCTGCACCCCGAGAAGGTGGTCGACGCCGCCGAGCTCGCCAAGTTCATGCACGCGGGCGGGAGGGTGCTCCTCCTCGACGATTTCGGCAAAGGTGACGGGCTCTTACGTCACTTCGGCATGGAGCGGGTCCCCCTCCCCGACCGGCCCGCCGAGATGCTCCGAAAGAACCCTCGCCTCGCGCTCGCCGAGCCCGCGAGCGCGCATCCCGTCGTGGCCGACGTGCAGCGGGTGGTGACGAACCACGCGACCGGCATCAAGCACCCCGATCTCTCACCGGTGCTCAAGGTCCGCTCGGCCGACCCGAACGGCGCGGACGTGCCCGTGGGCGTCGCCGGCGCGGTGGGCAAGGGGCGGCTCCTCATCCTCTCGGATCCGTCGATGGTCATGAACGCGATGCTCCGGTTCGCCGGCAACAAGGCGCTCGCGAAGGGCCTCGTGCACTACGCGCTCGACGACGACACGTGGGGCGCACGAAACGGCAAGATTTACCTCGTCGCGGGCGGGTTCTCGTCGCGCGGAAAGTTCGGCGGAGGCGACTCGGAGGTCGACCAAGCGCTGAAGGCCCTGCGCGAGCTCGTCGACGGGATCCGCACGCAGGGCATGCCACCGGCCATGCTCTTCACGCTCGCCATCGGGGCGGGCCTGTCGGTCGTCGTGTGGGTCGCCACCCGCGCGGCGAAGGTGCACAAGCCGCAGATGCCTCGCTTCACGCGGAAGCTCGGGCCGGTCGGCCACGGCGGCGTCGCAGGTCACGCGGCGGTCGTGGCTTCGCCCCAGGCGTCGCGTGTGCTCGCCATGCTGGAGCTCAAACACGCCCTCGAAGAGGATCTCTGCGCGGCCCTCGGCCTCGACGCCCTGCCCCCGCAGTCCGAGCTCGTGGCCATCGTGACCCAGAGGCGCCTCCTCGACGCCTCGGGTCTCGCCGCCCTGCGCGCGCTGCTCCTCAAGATGGCCACCGTCGAGACGACCGTGCTCTCGCTGAAAGGCGGCCTCTCGCCCGCGTACAAGGATCGTGAGCTCACCGAGGCATCGGCCGTGGTGAAGCGCATCGTGCAAGAAGTGGAGCGCAACGTGTCGGAACAAAAGGCGGGCGCATGA
- a CDS encoding MoxR family ATPase: MSTQVSSSEISAAKERIEELRREILRIYVGSSRAPDMMLVAIMARGHVLLEGVPGVAKTTLVKAFASALGCSSRRIQFTPDLLPADITGTYVLSPKDGTFSLRAGPIFANVVLADEINRAPAKTQSALLEAMQERQVTIEGDRFELPAPFLVLATQNPIDLEGTYPLPEAQVDRFLVRVPIGYPTAREEAHMLKLHGIDAPTVRPLLTAEDVLRLQHLAARIHVDDDLLEYCVALSHFTRAHPKVTLGTSPRATLALVQASKAKALLEGRAFVVPEDVRAVATSVLAHRLVLSAELEGDSRAREQIIEESLSKVGYRRGARPA; encoded by the coding sequence ATGAGCACCCAAGTGTCGTCGTCGGAAATCTCGGCCGCCAAGGAGCGCATCGAGGAGCTTCGCCGCGAGATCCTACGCATCTACGTGGGCTCGAGCCGGGCCCCCGACATGATGCTCGTCGCGATCATGGCGCGCGGGCATGTGCTGCTCGAGGGCGTGCCGGGCGTCGCCAAGACGACGCTCGTGAAGGCGTTCGCGTCGGCGCTCGGGTGCTCGTCTCGGCGCATCCAGTTCACCCCCGACCTGCTCCCGGCCGACATCACCGGCACGTACGTGCTCTCCCCGAAGGACGGAACGTTCTCCCTCCGCGCGGGCCCGATCTTCGCCAACGTCGTCTTGGCCGACGAGATCAACCGCGCGCCCGCGAAGACGCAATCGGCGCTGCTCGAGGCCATGCAGGAGCGGCAGGTCACGATCGAAGGCGACAGGTTCGAGCTGCCGGCGCCCTTCCTCGTGCTCGCCACGCAGAACCCCATCGACCTCGAGGGCACCTACCCGCTCCCCGAGGCGCAGGTCGACCGCTTCCTCGTCCGCGTGCCGATAGGTTACCCCACGGCGCGCGAAGAGGCGCACATGTTGAAGCTCCACGGCATCGACGCGCCGACCGTGCGGCCGCTCCTCACGGCCGAGGACGTGCTCCGTCTGCAGCACCTCGCGGCGCGCATCCACGTGGACGACGACCTCCTCGAGTACTGCGTGGCGCTCTCGCACTTCACGCGGGCGCACCCGAAGGTCACGCTCGGCACGAGCCCCCGCGCGACGCTCGCCCTCGTTCAGGCCTCGAAGGCCAAGGCGCTCCTCGAGGGGCGCGCGTTCGTCGTCCCGGAGGACGTCCGCGCCGTGGCGACGAGCGTGCTCGCGCACAGGCTCGTGCTCTCGGCCGAGCTCGAGGGAGACTCGCGAGCACGCGAGCAGATCATCGAAGAGTCGCTCTCCAAGGTGGGCTACCGCCGAGGAGCGCGGCCGGCCTGA
- a CDS encoding DUF58 domain-containing protein — protein MQLHPTRPAFHVALAGAAMVVVGIVGREAAVCAFGGAMVLAVALGRVLAHATVARIRSSGFEMVWTTARRVSRVARGGELVLEAELRNRGSDDARAVSLRPIVSSMLSAEMDPQAIELPAGSRVRLDVRIKANRIGRWGVHGVALEVRGTPGGGEGLYEVPLLFANPHGVEVLPPRLLAAIESPRGGRSRSLSVRGRAGNARGESDELRELRDHVPGDPFKRIAWKASAKRRKLVVREMEREERDVVWLVVDASVELWAGAPGVAPLDATGDIVGALATRYLTRGDLVGMAVVASRVRSWVPAEEGAAQLGRIAAALASAANMTDSDRSELDEQEVATRVAEHARPLDAGGLADVARGNLDALAAKADALRSRAPFVPRPPFAKTSREQRLRHYCAAFGIELPPKLEGERDATDRELGRALERLLTERPVPSVVHVFAQAPIPDGATERALVKLKKHRVDVQFHLPDFDASLADVAASATEREVGRMVAEAVSTRVRAGKRRAEKRLRTLGIRLRPVKVRSKPSEEPEPIVKEKARS, from the coding sequence ATGCAACTCCACCCCACACGACCCGCATTTCACGTGGCGCTCGCCGGCGCGGCCATGGTCGTCGTGGGCATCGTCGGCCGCGAGGCCGCGGTGTGCGCGTTCGGGGGCGCCATGGTGCTCGCCGTCGCGCTCGGGCGGGTGCTCGCACACGCGACGGTGGCGCGGATCCGGTCGTCGGGGTTCGAGATGGTGTGGACCACGGCGCGGCGTGTCTCGCGTGTGGCGCGCGGGGGTGAGCTCGTGCTCGAGGCGGAGCTGCGAAACCGCGGCAGCGACGACGCGCGCGCCGTGAGCCTCCGCCCGATCGTGTCGAGCATGCTCTCGGCGGAGATGGATCCCCAAGCGATCGAGCTCCCCGCCGGCTCGCGCGTGCGCCTCGACGTGCGCATCAAGGCGAACCGCATCGGGCGCTGGGGCGTGCACGGCGTGGCCCTCGAGGTGCGCGGCACGCCCGGCGGAGGCGAAGGGCTCTACGAGGTGCCGCTCCTCTTCGCGAACCCCCACGGCGTCGAGGTGCTGCCCCCGCGCCTGCTCGCGGCGATCGAGTCGCCTCGCGGCGGCCGCTCACGGAGCCTGTCGGTGCGCGGGCGCGCCGGGAACGCGCGCGGCGAGAGCGACGAGCTCCGCGAGCTCCGCGACCACGTGCCCGGAGATCCGTTCAAGCGCATCGCGTGGAAGGCGAGCGCGAAGAGGCGGAAGCTCGTCGTGCGCGAGATGGAGCGCGAGGAGCGCGACGTCGTGTGGCTCGTGGTGGACGCCTCGGTCGAGCTCTGGGCCGGCGCGCCTGGCGTGGCGCCCCTCGACGCGACCGGCGACATCGTCGGCGCCCTGGCGACGCGCTACCTCACGCGCGGCGACCTCGTAGGCATGGCCGTCGTGGCCTCGCGCGTCCGCTCGTGGGTCCCGGCCGAGGAGGGCGCAGCTCAGCTCGGGCGCATCGCCGCGGCCCTCGCGAGCGCCGCGAACATGACCGACTCCGACCGCAGCGAGCTCGACGAACAAGAGGTCGCGACCCGCGTGGCGGAGCACGCGCGCCCCCTCGACGCAGGAGGCCTCGCCGACGTCGCGCGGGGCAACCTCGACGCGCTCGCGGCCAAGGCCGACGCCCTGCGTTCGCGGGCACCCTTCGTCCCGAGGCCTCCGTTCGCCAAGACGTCGCGCGAGCAGCGCCTCCGCCACTACTGCGCCGCGTTCGGGATCGAGCTGCCGCCCAAGCTCGAGGGCGAACGTGACGCGACCGACCGCGAGCTCGGTCGTGCCCTCGAGCGGCTCCTGACCGAGCGGCCCGTGCCGAGCGTGGTGCACGTCTTCGCCCAAGCCCCGATCCCGGACGGCGCGACCGAGCGCGCGCTCGTGAAGCTCAAGAAACACCGCGTCGACGTGCAGTTCCACCTGCCCGACTTCGACGCGAGCCTCGCCGACGTCGCCGCGTCGGCTACGGAGCGTGAGGTCGGCCGCATGGTCGCCGAGGCCGTTTCGACCCGCGTCCGCGCCGGAAAACGCCGCGCCGAGAAGCGCCTGCGTACCCTCGGAATTCGTCTACGGCCGGTCAAGGTGCGCTCGAAGCCGAGCGAAGAGCCCGAGCCCATCGTCAAAGAAAAGGCCCGCTCATGA
- the rsmA gene encoding ribosomal RNA small subunit methyltransferase A: MTAQDPRNILKHHGLSPKKSFGQNFLANAGVVAKIAEACVPEGELGGASVLEIGAGTGALTAALLAKAGRVVAIERDRDLVPVLNGLFAAEAERGTFRLVEASAAHTDLSSLLAELPEPRVLCGNLPYQITGQLIELAVGLAPSLARAVFMVQDEVADRLVASPGTKDYGALTVFTQARFDVVRLFRVAPGSFHPPPKVTSAVVALTPTPVPRAIEDQTLRSVVKLAFAMRRKTLRNAWAALGDVVDGCAAECGIDLGRRGETLSVEDFARFARAVDRARAERRAAPP, encoded by the coding sequence ATGACCGCGCAAGACCCACGAAATATTCTTAAACATCATGGCCTTAGCCCCAAGAAGAGCTTCGGCCAGAACTTCCTCGCCAACGCGGGCGTCGTGGCCAAGATCGCCGAGGCGTGTGTGCCCGAGGGCGAGCTCGGCGGGGCCAGCGTGCTCGAGATCGGCGCGGGGACCGGCGCGCTCACGGCCGCGCTGCTCGCGAAGGCCGGCCGTGTCGTCGCGATCGAGCGGGATCGCGACCTCGTGCCGGTGCTGAACGGGCTCTTCGCCGCCGAGGCCGAGCGTGGGACGTTCCGGCTCGTCGAGGCCTCGGCCGCCCACACCGACCTCTCCTCGCTGCTCGCAGAGCTCCCCGAGCCTCGTGTGCTCTGCGGGAACTTGCCCTACCAAATCACCGGGCAGCTCATCGAGCTCGCCGTCGGGCTCGCGCCGAGCCTCGCGCGAGCGGTGTTCATGGTCCAAGACGAGGTCGCGGACCGGCTCGTCGCGTCGCCGGGCACGAAGGACTACGGGGCGCTCACCGTGTTCACGCAGGCGCGGTTCGACGTGGTCCGCCTCTTCCGCGTGGCGCCCGGGTCGTTCCATCCCCCTCCCAAGGTGACGAGCGCGGTCGTCGCGCTCACCCCGACGCCGGTGCCACGCGCCATCGAAGACCAGACCTTGCGCAGCGTCGTGAAGCTCGCGTTCGCCATGCGCCGAAAGACCCTCCGCAACGCCTGGGCCGCCCTCGGAGACGTGGTCGACGGGTGCGCGGCCGAGTGCGGTATCGATCTCGGACGGCGTGGGGAGACCCTCTCGGTCGAGGACTTCGCGCGCTTCGCCCGAGCCGTCGATCGTGCACGCGCGGAGAGACGCGCCGCCCCGCCCTGA